Proteins encoded in a region of the Halococcus hamelinensis 100A6 genome:
- a CDS encoding pyridoxamine 5'-phosphate oxidase family protein has protein sequence MALDQQTALSDAKTDTVLGRHETGVLSLAREDEPYAIPISYGYDTDQRRFYLRLVSTPASEKRRFLASAPRARIVVYEEETDVYRSVVAVGTLQEVPKDDLTVEHIEQYGEAKRPLFEIWGESKPDLDIGLYRLTPDSVSGRVIEIDREHEPS, from the coding sequence ATGGCCCTGGATCAACAGACCGCGTTGTCGGACGCGAAGACGGATACGGTTCTCGGCCGCCACGAGACCGGCGTGTTGTCGCTCGCCCGCGAGGACGAACCCTACGCCATCCCGATCTCCTACGGCTACGACACCGACCAGCGCCGCTTCTACCTCCGATTGGTCTCGACGCCCGCGAGCGAAAAACGGCGGTTCCTGGCGTCGGCCCCTCGGGCACGGATCGTCGTCTACGAGGAGGAGACCGACGTGTATCGTAGCGTCGTCGCGGTCGGGACCCTCCAGGAGGTCCCGAAGGACGACCTCACCGTCGAACACATCGAACAGTACGGCGAGGCGAAGCGTCCGCTGTTCGAGATCTGGGGTGAGTCGAAGCCCGACCTCGACATCGGACTGTATCGGCTCACCCCGGACTCGGTGAGCGGCCGTGTGATCGAGATCGACCGGGAGCATGAGCCCTCCTGA
- a CDS encoding helix-turn-helix domain-containing protein, producing the protein MSDGIRATIEFARPEGCPLADLSASEGATIDSVRVSVCPGDCEACVTEFSMDTACDPETDVSQIFSHGSTHRYRFTHGEGVRCPCECLGRFGCPVDRYVARDGAVTIAFYAADYDQLRNVVGALRERFPGMDIERLIRSPAGEHGQDGVFVERSRLTPRQLEVLETAYEMGYFERPRRANATEVAAALDINPSTFGEHLAAAETKILEDVL; encoded by the coding sequence ATGTCGGACGGGATCCGAGCCACGATCGAGTTCGCGAGACCTGAGGGCTGCCCGCTCGCCGACCTCTCTGCGAGCGAGGGGGCCACGATCGATTCGGTCAGGGTGAGCGTCTGTCCCGGCGACTGTGAGGCCTGCGTCACCGAGTTCTCTATGGACACGGCGTGTGACCCCGAAACCGACGTCTCGCAGATCTTCTCACACGGCTCCACCCACCGGTATCGGTTCACCCACGGCGAGGGGGTGCGCTGTCCGTGCGAGTGTCTCGGGCGGTTCGGCTGCCCGGTCGACCGATACGTCGCCCGAGACGGGGCCGTGACGATCGCCTTCTACGCGGCCGACTACGACCAGCTTCGGAACGTCGTCGGGGCGCTCCGCGAGCGCTTCCCGGGCATGGACATCGAGCGGTTGATCCGCTCCCCGGCCGGCGAGCACGGTCAGGACGGGGTCTTCGTCGAGCGGAGCAGACTCACCCCCCGACAGCTCGAAGTCCTCGAAACCGCCTACGAGATGGGCTACTTCGAACGACCACGACGCGCGAACGCGACGGAGGTCGCCGCGGCGCTCGACATCAACCCGTCGACGTTCGGCGAACACCTGGCGGCGGCCGAGACGAAGATCCTCGAGGACGTCCTCTGA
- a CDS encoding pyridoxamine 5'-phosphate oxidase family protein — translation MADTDTRQLNADERAAFLGTGGTGVLSVSTDDPAPHSRPVSYGYDATDGVFYFRLALGSDRERADLAGRTVSFVTYDHTDAGWRSAIATGPLEETTEESIAIETLQGLERTHIPLIDVFGTPPKEVSFGFYRLVPTDLTTRKEAKTEI, via the coding sequence ATGGCAGATACCGACACCCGACAATTGAACGCGGACGAACGAGCGGCGTTTCTCGGTACCGGCGGGACCGGCGTGCTGTCGGTCTCGACGGACGACCCGGCACCGCATTCGAGACCGGTTTCGTACGGCTACGACGCGACCGACGGGGTCTTCTACTTTCGACTGGCGCTCGGCTCGGACCGCGAGCGAGCCGACCTCGCCGGTCGCACCGTCTCGTTCGTCACCTACGACCACACGGACGCGGGCTGGCGCAGCGCCATCGCGACGGGGCCGCTAGAGGAGACGACCGAGGAATCGATCGCCATCGAGACGCTTCAGGGGCTCGAACGAACCCACATCCCGCTCATCGACGTCTTCGGCACGCCCCCGAAGGAGGTGTCGTTCGGGTTCTATCGCCTCGTCCCGACGGATCTCACGACCCGCAAGGAAGCGAAAACCGAGATCTGA
- a CDS encoding diadenylate cyclase yields MTDPHPLTIDYGHHPPVRELLDIVLYCLEDLSLGFERWDEPSAHGPGAYFAVVSGRSLRDYADAMGENVWPTEECRRVHGADSSFYETVRDVSRSRDGAVVVGVDNVIQRQMVRFRDLSGADAAESDEQAGVEYAEWMGSRHMSALETSARDEVVATATLSAENGRVTVFRDGTFDARTRDELASEWRG; encoded by the coding sequence ATGACCGACCCCCACCCGCTCACCATCGATTACGGCCACCACCCGCCGGTACGGGAACTCCTCGATATCGTGCTGTACTGTCTGGAGGACCTCAGTCTCGGGTTCGAGCGCTGGGACGAACCCTCCGCTCACGGACCGGGCGCGTACTTCGCGGTCGTCTCGGGCCGCTCGCTTCGCGACTACGCCGACGCGATGGGCGAGAACGTCTGGCCGACCGAGGAGTGCCGGCGCGTCCACGGGGCGGATTCGAGCTTCTACGAGACGGTGCGGGACGTCTCGCGGTCGCGCGACGGGGCGGTCGTCGTCGGTGTCGACAACGTCATCCAGCGCCAGATGGTTCGGTTCAGGGACCTGTCGGGGGCCGATGCCGCCGAGTCCGACGAGCAGGCCGGGGTCGAGTACGCGGAGTGGATGGGGTCGCGCCACATGAGCGCACTCGAAACCTCGGCCCGGGACGAGGTGGTCGCGACGGCCACGCTCAGCGCCGAGAACGGACGTGTGACCGTCTTCCGGGACGGCACGTTCGACGCTCGAACGCGCGACGAACTGGCCTCCGAGTGGCGTGGATGA
- a CDS encoding universal stress protein, whose protein sequence is MGEPIVVETVLAPVDGSEDSERAAEYALAIAERYEARVHVLYVFNEILGQRVALDGVEADAAVERSESFMATIEDRAEDVPVSHSTAFGFSPTMKSLHPGKAVLDAADDAEIDFIVLPRVSVSGTPETSLEKAAGFVVDYATQPVLSV, encoded by the coding sequence ATGGGTGAGCCCATCGTGGTCGAAACCGTCCTCGCGCCGGTCGACGGGAGCGAGGACTCGGAGCGGGCCGCCGAGTACGCGCTCGCCATCGCCGAGCGCTACGAGGCCCGTGTTCACGTCCTGTACGTCTTCAACGAGATACTGGGACAGCGCGTCGCGCTGGACGGCGTCGAGGCCGATGCGGCCGTCGAGCGGAGCGAGTCGTTCATGGCGACGATCGAGGACCGCGCCGAGGACGTCCCGGTCTCCCATTCGACCGCGTTCGGGTTCTCGCCGACGATGAAGAGTCTCCACCCCGGGAAGGCGGTCCTCGACGCCGCCGACGACGCCGAGATAGACTTCATCGTGCTTCCCCGGGTGTCCGTCAGCGGCACCCCCGAGACCTCGCTCGAAAAAGCGGCCGGGTTCGTCGTCGACTACGCGACACAGCCCGTCCTCTCCGTCTGA
- a CDS encoding acyltransferase, with product MAKRIASIDCLRAVAVFFVVLAHVRPFAGFGAYGNYLYVALDTIGQFDVPFFFVTAGYFLAPKLEPGNVGSYVKHSFRKLGSLYGFGILTYLSAVVFSIGVAALSGRRLAAPLVNRLLESLSPLGVLYYGDAIAPPFWFLTALFFSICAISLFVVVGRVRYLLPVAAGIHVVGLVVQNYPALVSVSFPTRDALFFGFFYTALGFQLRAIDWSPDRDRSRLYLGAFGLVVIVQLLEQYFVNFLSRGVTIAEATYTTEYTIATVFLVLSLFAYALSNPDWGRGTLLEKLGPYAVGVYLVHFPVFRALVVLRRLLQAEVGVDLSATLAWQLLVTPVVYALALAVYVLAARIGLVEIGGSHLPRLSRIRDRVRRSDVSIPRL from the coding sequence ATGGCCAAGCGTATCGCCAGTATCGATTGTCTGCGTGCAGTCGCCGTGTTCTTCGTCGTGCTCGCTCACGTTCGGCCCTTCGCGGGTTTCGGTGCCTACGGGAACTACCTCTACGTCGCCCTCGACACGATCGGACAGTTCGACGTGCCGTTCTTCTTCGTCACGGCCGGCTACTTCCTCGCGCCGAAACTCGAACCCGGGAACGTCGGGTCGTACGTGAAGCACTCGTTCCGAAAGCTGGGCTCGCTCTACGGTTTCGGAATACTGACCTATCTCTCGGCGGTAGTGTTCTCGATCGGCGTCGCAGCGCTCTCCGGCCGCCGGCTGGCGGCACCGCTCGTCAATCGTCTGCTGGAAAGTCTCTCACCGCTCGGGGTGCTCTACTACGGCGACGCGATCGCCCCGCCGTTCTGGTTCCTGACCGCGCTGTTCTTCTCGATCTGTGCGATATCGCTGTTCGTCGTCGTCGGGCGAGTTCGGTATCTCCTCCCGGTCGCCGCGGGCATCCACGTCGTCGGACTGGTCGTCCAGAACTATCCGGCGCTCGTTTCGGTCTCGTTCCCGACCCGCGATGCGCTCTTCTTCGGGTTCTTCTACACCGCGCTCGGCTTTCAGCTACGGGCGATCGACTGGAGCCCGGACCGGGACCGGAGCCGGCTGTATCTCGGCGCGTTCGGTCTGGTGGTGATCGTACAACTGCTCGAACAGTACTTCGTCAACTTCCTCAGCCGCGGCGTCACGATAGCCGAGGCGACGTACACGACGGAGTACACCATTGCGACCGTGTTCCTCGTGCTGTCCCTCTTCGCCTACGCGCTGTCGAACCCGGACTGGGGTCGCGGCACCCTCCTCGAAAAACTGGGACCGTACGCGGTGGGGGTCTATCTGGTCCACTTCCCGGTGTTCCGGGCGCTCGTGGTCCTCAGGCGACTCCTCCAGGCCGAGGTCGGAGTCGACCTCTCGGCGACGCTCGCCTGGCAGCTCCTCGTGACACCGGTCGTGTACGCCCTCGCGCTGGCGGTCTACGTCCTCGCAGCGAGGATCGGCCTCGTCGAGATCGGCGGTAGCCACCTCCCGCGCCTCTCGCGTATCCGCGACCGAGTGAGGCGGAGCGATGTGAGCATCCCACGACTGTAG
- a CDS encoding universal stress protein, which translates to MKILAPVDSSERSREALRFAAEMVRAFGGELHAVHITDVRGSHTEELLDKARAVLDEEGIEEDPEVVMNLTLHRPRASDRVGRDILRVAAEEECDHIVMGHYGDGRIGRAILGSAAETVVRAAEIPVTIIP; encoded by the coding sequence GTGAAGATACTCGCCCCGGTCGACAGCTCCGAGCGGAGTCGCGAAGCCCTCCGGTTCGCCGCGGAGATGGTGCGGGCGTTCGGCGGCGAGCTCCACGCCGTCCACATCACCGACGTGCGCGGGAGCCACACCGAGGAGCTCCTCGACAAGGCTCGGGCGGTGCTGGACGAGGAAGGGATCGAGGAGGACCCGGAGGTGGTCATGAACCTGACCCTGCACCGCCCGAGGGCGTCCGACCGGGTCGGTCGGGACATCCTCCGGGTCGCCGCCGAGGAGGAGTGCGACCACATCGTGATGGGCCACTACGGGGACGGCCGAATCGGGCGGGCGATCCTCGGGAGCGCGGCCGAGACGGTCGTCCGCGCGGCCGAGATACCCGTGACGATAATCCCGTAA
- a CDS encoding pyridoxamine 5'-phosphate oxidase family protein: MSGLRWLQLSAAELNEFLGDGGTGVLSFSAGHDEPPFSLPVSYGYLADPGHFHYRLAVPEDSSKERFLDRPVSFVVHDHTDAGWRSVVATGELDDLTELPYEADALQERWGVDIPLVDIFEEPPDDVTFRAFRLDADRVTGRKEVQS; this comes from the coding sequence ATGAGCGGGCTCCGCTGGTTGCAGCTGTCGGCGGCAGAGCTGAACGAGTTCCTCGGGGACGGCGGCACCGGCGTCCTCTCGTTTTCGGCCGGGCACGACGAACCGCCGTTCTCCCTACCGGTTTCGTACGGCTACCTCGCGGACCCCGGCCACTTTCACTACCGGCTCGCGGTCCCGGAGGACAGCTCCAAGGAGCGGTTCCTCGACCGGCCCGTCTCGTTCGTCGTCCACGACCACACGGACGCGGGCTGGCGCAGCGTCGTCGCGACCGGCGAACTCGACGACCTCACGGAGCTCCCCTACGAGGCCGATGCTCTCCAGGAGCGCTGGGGCGTCGATATCCCGCTGGTCGACATCTTCGAGGAACCCCCGGACGACGTGACCTTTCGGGCGTTCCGTCTCGACGCCGACCGCGTGACCGGCCGGAAGGAAGTCCAGTCGTAG
- a CDS encoding universal stress protein, which translates to MIETVVVATDGSASVERAVSVALDLADRFEATVHALYVIDEDDVDGESADRREEVERTLTDRGDDSLAAIRERAGHEVVTEVREGRPAAEICTYADESDADVVAMGTRGRHGEYRFLLGSVAEAVVDSCPVPVLTVRQLASA; encoded by the coding sequence ATGATCGAGACGGTCGTCGTCGCGACGGACGGCTCCGCGAGCGTCGAACGGGCGGTGTCGGTGGCGCTCGACCTCGCGGACCGATTCGAGGCCACGGTACACGCCCTCTACGTTATCGACGAGGACGACGTCGACGGGGAGTCTGCGGACCGCCGCGAGGAGGTCGAAAGAACGCTCACGGACCGTGGCGACGACTCCCTCGCGGCGATCCGCGAGCGCGCGGGCCACGAGGTCGTCACCGAGGTCCGCGAGGGGCGTCCCGCGGCGGAGATCTGCACCTACGCCGACGAGAGCGACGCCGACGTGGTCGCCATGGGAACCCGGGGACGACACGGCGAGTATCGGTTCCTCCTCGGCAGCGTCGCGGAAGCGGTCGTCGACTCGTGTCCCGTCCCGGTCCTCACCGTCCGCCAGCTCGCCTCCGCCTGA
- a CDS encoding universal stress protein translates to MYDTLLVPTDGSDAAEAAAESALVLARQFDASIHAVHVLGRGDLPADVESEAAAELTDAAEATLSTVADLAADSGVAVTTQVLETTDPIHDAIVDYAIDNTIDGIVMGTHGRTGISRFVVGSVTERTLRVSPKPVLTVHENTPLDRDIETILLPTDGSSTAEVASEQAIALAAATDAALHVVHVVDLTVAWGEGSPVVIDALREEGRQAVDDVVARADDAGVRSVEASVLNGTPVRALLDYADDRAIDLVVMGTHGRTGLNRYLLGSVTERVVRLGDGPVLAVSMPDDR, encoded by the coding sequence ATGTACGACACCCTTCTCGTGCCGACCGACGGAAGCGATGCCGCCGAGGCGGCGGCCGAATCGGCGCTCGTGCTCGCCCGCCAGTTCGACGCCTCGATCCACGCCGTCCACGTTCTCGGACGCGGCGACCTCCCGGCGGACGTCGAATCCGAGGCGGCGGCCGAACTGACCGACGCGGCCGAAGCCACGCTGTCGACGGTCGCCGATCTGGCCGCCGATAGCGGCGTCGCCGTGACGACGCAGGTGCTCGAAACGACGGACCCGATCCACGACGCGATCGTCGATTACGCCATCGACAACACGATCGACGGGATCGTGATGGGGACGCACGGCCGCACCGGCATCAGTCGCTTCGTCGTCGGAAGCGTTACCGAACGGACGCTTCGCGTCTCACCGAAGCCCGTTCTCACCGTCCACGAGAACACGCCACTCGACCGGGACATCGAGACCATCCTCCTCCCCACCGACGGGAGTTCCACGGCGGAGGTGGCCTCGGAACAGGCGATCGCGCTCGCCGCGGCAACCGATGCGGCGCTGCACGTCGTTCACGTGGTCGACCTCACCGTGGCCTGGGGCGAGGGCAGTCCGGTCGTCATCGACGCGCTGCGCGAGGAGGGTCGACAGGCGGTCGACGACGTCGTCGCTCGGGCCGACGACGCCGGCGTACGGTCTGTCGAGGCATCCGTCCTCAACGGAACCCCGGTGCGGGCGCTCCTCGATTACGCCGACGACCGCGCCATCGACCTCGTCGTGATGGGAACCCACGGTCGGACCGGACTCAACAGATACCTGCTCGGAAGCGTCACCGAACGCGTCGTTCGTCTCGGGGATGGCCCGGTATTGGCCGTCTCGATGCCGGACGACCGATAG
- a CDS encoding metal-dependent hydrolase — translation MMLPTHALVGLALATPVALVVPELAPAALLGGLVGGILPDLDLYVGHRRTLHYPEYFSIGAIGATALAVFVPTAPTVATACLLLGAAVHSVMDVFGGGLELRPWEATSDRAVYDHRRSEWLAPRRWVRYDGAPEDLLLSVVVAVPLLLALDGVFRWGVVSALVVAAVYTAVRRLLPSVATRLVDHSLVQALPDRLLARVPARYSGGHGLS, via the coding sequence ATGATGCTTCCAACGCACGCGCTGGTCGGGCTGGCGCTTGCGACACCCGTCGCTCTCGTGGTCCCCGAACTCGCCCCCGCCGCGCTACTGGGTGGGCTGGTCGGCGGTATCCTTCCGGACCTCGACCTCTACGTCGGTCATCGACGGACGCTCCATTATCCCGAGTACTTCTCGATCGGGGCCATCGGAGCGACCGCGCTCGCGGTGTTCGTCCCGACAGCACCCACGGTCGCCACGGCCTGTCTCCTGCTCGGCGCGGCCGTCCACAGCGTCATGGACGTCTTCGGCGGTGGGCTGGAGCTGCGCCCGTGGGAGGCGACCTCCGACCGCGCCGTCTACGACCACCGCCGCAGCGAGTGGCTGGCTCCCCGCCGTTGGGTGCGGTACGATGGCGCTCCCGAAGACCTCCTCCTCTCGGTCGTGGTCGCCGTCCCGCTCCTGCTCGCGCTCGACGGCGTGTTCCGATGGGGCGTCGTCTCGGCACTGGTCGTCGCGGCCGTCTACACGGCCGTCCGACGCCTCCTCCCGTCGGTTGCGACCCGGCTCGTGGACCACTCGCTCGTCCAGGCGCTTCCGGACCGACTGCTGGCGCGCGTTCCCGCACGCTACTCGGGCGGACACGGGCTCTCGTAG
- a CDS encoding helix-turn-helix domain-containing protein, whose product MSQSGTTAAFADRSSPSTDATTVVSTEDTIQSLLNAVHTPDCRAILAATGDDALSASEIAEECDLPPSSVYRKLGLLTETGLLEERTRVRSSGHHTSEYVRVGGDLVVSIARDGAIELTVRHPRPEHRSSIATETGPSR is encoded by the coding sequence ATGAGCCAGTCAGGGACGACAGCTGCGTTCGCCGACCGGTCCAGCCCGTCGACCGACGCGACGACCGTCGTCAGCACCGAGGACACCATCCAGAGCCTGCTCAACGCGGTTCACACTCCCGACTGTCGGGCGATCCTCGCGGCGACGGGCGACGACGCCCTGTCCGCGAGCGAGATCGCCGAGGAGTGCGACCTCCCACCGTCGAGCGTCTACCGGAAGCTCGGGCTCCTCACCGAGACGGGGCTGCTGGAAGAACGGACTCGGGTTCGGTCCTCCGGGCACCACACAAGCGAGTACGTACGGGTCGGCGGGGACCTCGTCGTCTCGATCGCGCGCGACGGTGCGATCGAGCTGACGGTCCGACACCCACGCCCCGAACACCGCTCGTCGATCGCCACCGAGACCGGACCGTCCCGGTGA